DNA sequence from the Phyllopteryx taeniolatus isolate TA_2022b chromosome 14, UOR_Ptae_1.2, whole genome shotgun sequence genome:
CCCTTTTGCTTCAGTCTTGCTAGTTTTTTCAGTGCCACTCGCTGCAAAGAGCTTTGACAAAGGGCTTCTTCCTTTGGACCAAGATCCCAGTCTGGCCTTTGACCTGTAAGTGTGTTTTACAGAACTCATGGGAGAATTTGGTTTTGCTTGAACGTGTTGATTTGTACTATGTTCTTTTGGTAAGTTTTTCTGGTCATCCTTACTGCCACGGCTTTCCGACAGCGTTCCAGTTGGAGGATTTGCTCTTTCTAACTCAATATCAAGTTCATCAGATGACTCTTGTGTCAAGcaaaatgaattgtttttgaCATCCTTGACTGATTCACCAAGAAGAGTCTGTTCATCTTTTTTGTCCTCAGTTTGTAGGAACCCTTGACTTTTCTTAACACCAGCCTCAACAGTGGTTACATCTCCTCTGGGCTTATGtccatgttgtatttttctgAGCTCACTAGACTGGTCtgagtcatttttttcacaattatcaTTTGCATTATTACATGTTTTATTGTGAAGCCCACTGAGATCCTCTGTAGCATCTGAGGTCAGTTGAGGAGTCTGATCATAGTGAGAAATATCTACGTTTGGAGAAAACCATACAGATTTCCTAGTATTTTTAGAAGTAGCATCCAGTTTGTCAGATgatttattaaaatgtgtttgtttgatgGGTACAGCTGTTGCCTGCTTCTTATTTAGCTCTGAGAAACTGTTATCTTTTCCGACCAAAGGAGAAGACAAATGAAGCGCTGTGGGAGATGTGTCTTGAAAATGTTTCGTTTTTGTGGCACCACGACTGGGTTTTGGTTCCTCTAAGATCAAGTTTTCCTTCGAGGTAATGTCTGTTATCAGTGATTTTCCCCTGATTTCTGAGACTTCATGCAAAAATGCCATGACcttatctttttgtttcacactCGGTGCATTCACATGGTGAAGTGGCTTCTTCTTCTCTGGTGGCCAGTTCACGTTCAGTTTGCCCCTGACATCAGCACGATTGCCATGTCTCATCTCAGTTTCACATGACTTTGTGACAAATACTGCAGCAGACGACTCCCTTGAGGTAGCGTTTGAgttgtgttttgtcatttttgggacAGATGTGATGTCAGGCTCATCTATTCCTTTATCTTTCTGAAGCCAGCGGTCTTTATGCTGCATGTGCCCGAATCCCTCATCGTAATTTCCCTTTCTTTTAAAAAGCTGTTGGTAGTGTGACATGCAGTAGAACTCGCCATAAAGAGAGGAATAGTTGTGAATGCTGCAATGAAAAATGCCTTAATTACTGTACGTTAGTGCATAAGTTAAATGCTGACTCAATTGATAGATTTGAATCACAGTATTTGTCAAACATCTCACCTGAGCTTCTTCTGACAGTGTTTACAGCAGAAACAGTTGTTGTGCAGGATAAGTTTATTGGCAACCATTTTTTCCACTGGGTACACTGGTGTCAAACAGGCTGAACACATTTCCTTGGTAGGTGACGAGAACTATAATAATGGAGACAAATAGATGTAAGGTAACAATTGAAAATCATACAGTATAACAAAGGAACATTATAAGACGTACAGTAAATGTCCTGTTTTCATTTCCATCCACTCAAAtaggacatacagtattatcgAAACTTGATcttttgtttgtatacaaatagttgtgtCTCTGGAGTGCGTGCCCACACATCAAGTATGTAATTAACCAAAGTTAGCCAGCGGTGGCTTTGTGtgaggtaagcagagctgcattgagttttgttggatgcccAGATTTGTTAACTGCATTAGCTTCTGATTAGTTGCACTTACTTGGTTGCTCGATGAAGTTGTCGAAGCAGCGTTGGTGGAGAGGGCAATTTGTGTTTAGCAATGTGTCCATGTGCCGTATACACACAATAAAGTGTATGACTGCTGCCTCCataagtgaaaatgttttattgggCGCTTTGTTCCCGCAAGTAGAAGCAAGCAGGTGGTTGCAACACATACTGTCACCGAGCGACACGTAAGAGAAGATGGCCAAGTATTTTGACAAatgcatgtcacagacatgatATAAAGACCCCTAGGAAGTGGGGGGGGGAGTCTGGAAATGTATGACTGCATTGCGATTGTGCATCAACCACATGAGGACAAAAGTAAATTCAGGCTGAACTCGTGAGCTGTCTTACTGCAGGGGAAATCAAAACATGATGTGAAAATGCAAGTTCCCGAGATGTTCCAAAAACATCTCATGCTAAAGACagcaagcaaagaaaaaaaaaaatatatatatttttttttaaaaacacctcaTGAATGCCCATCAATTTTGCGAAAAATCATAAGACACTGAGAATAGTCTTTTCTAACCTGTAATTTATTgaacatgttacaaaaaaaaaacaacttaaaagtATCAGCTCGTTttgcttaatttaaaataattaaacattttatattatgtGGTTACAGTAGAAAATCTCTAAGACAAAAgttacttaaataaaaacatcaacatcTTGATCACTACAtgatattgttttaaatgattaaCAAAACCTGATAACACAAATGGAATTCCTTAAAGAGATTTGGTTTGTTCACTGTTTTTCCTTCGGTTGGCTAAATGATACAAACACTTTCCCTTTCTCATTAGTGCTAGTCAGCTTCTTGTCCTCAGAAGGGCGGCTAGATCTTTGCAGTAACGGGGATGTCATGACTTTGTATGTGTTTGGCCCCCCGACCACCTCAAACGCAGCAGCTGATTTACCATCAGACTGTTCAGTGACAAACGTTGATGTCACAGAAGATAGAAAAATATTGCCAAAGCCATCCGTCTCTTTGTACGTTTCACTGACAGTCTTTGTCCCAATTATTCCTGCAGGTTCCTCTGGAACTGTTTGCACCTCAAGCACGCTGACCTTGCGCTTTGCTGAGCTGTGAACAGTGTCTGGGGTTGGAGCCCCTTGACCATTCCTCTCTGGTGCTGGTTTGGATGTCGACATGGTGGGCTTTGATTGTTCAACAGGCTTTCTGGCAGCTGAATGAATGGATATAAATGATGGTGACGACTGGGAAGATGACTGTCTAATGACTTTGTTTGCTTGCCTGGCTGCTTCTTGCTTGAGAGGACTTGGGTCACTGGGGTGATTTCTTGTGTCTTTACCTTCACCTGATTTGGCCTTGcttgacacaatgctgattttCCTGATATTGTTGGCAGGTTGAACATGTGGCTCTGATTTTAAGGATTCGTCAAAAAGTCCCGACAACCCTGCAATGTCTGCCTCAGATTTCAGGTTGGAGACAGAGTACAACGCCTTTTTAATGGCCTCCTCAATCTCAAGGAGCTTTGCTAAAGTTTGTTCCTTCAGCTTTATTATTTCCTTGCTTGCCTTTTCCAAATCTTCAAATGCAGTTTCAACAGAAGAAACACTTTCTAGATCATCATCCTGGGTCTCGACTTTGCTTTTCTTTGAATTTTCACTTGATGAGACCATCCAGGCAGGGGCAttgtgacaaaatgtgtttaataaGCTAACATCTACATTGCTGGGTTCTCCTTCTATCTCTCGCACCTGAGACAAGATTCCCTTTAGCTCCTCTCGTTTCctcatattttcaaatatttccatGGCTGCCTTCACATTTCCCTTCATGATCTCATCCATGTGCACAGAAAGCCTCTGTCGTCGCTGAGTCTCTGTCTCTCTGACTTTCTTCTGTCTTAAAACCACTTTATTCTCATTGTCATtggggttttttgttgtttggcaGGCAGTCGCCACACTGTTTGTCTCTGACACGTCACACCCGTAGAGTTGTTTGTTAAGAGGAGAGAGGTTTGCTCTACAGTTTTGAGCGGTGGTTGTGTTTTTCATTGGTTTGTTCACCTCACCTTTATCATTTATgacatttgtttggcttttggcttttttgtttcGTGTCCCTTTGCCTGTTCTCTCAAAGTTATTTAAAACAGCCTGCAAGCTCAAGTTCATTTCATGCTTGGGATTGTCCTTATAATCTTTCATGCACTTTTGGATCTCCTCCGCTGCATTGATTTTCTGTATGAAATTTCTCTCCATCTCCAATTCTGTGTCATTGGACTTTGTCACTTGGCAGTTAGATTTTTCGTCACTCAGTGCAGTTGTGTGCCTTGCATCTTTAATGGACGTGTCAGTgggaagttgtgtgtaatagtgAGCATTTTGAAGAGACACTGGATTGCTTATATTTGAAGGTGACATATTCGGATAATCTGTGACCGCTGGTTTAGTCCATTGTGGCTTTGGTGGCAAAGCTGGCTTCAGGTTCTGTGGTCTCTTTAGCAGGCACGGTGGGGCAGTTACAACTTCAGAACTGGATGATTTTGAGCCTCCATTTTCTACCGGGTAGCATGTTGAGTTCTGTGCTGTGATCGATGGCTGTCCTTCACGCGTTACTGAAATTGAAGGAAACAATGTTCTGTCAGATGGAGGGCTAGACACCACAACACTCTGTTTGTGCCTTTCTGAACAAGTTCTCCCTGAATTCCTGTATAGCAATGCTGATTTAAAGTCTCCCTTGGAGACATTTACACTAGACCTCTCAAGTGATTGCAATGCTAGGTGGACGTTACCTCTTACAATGTCTTCTTTATCTGGGAGCCTCTGCTCCATTGCTGCACTCTGCAGAGATCTAATTGCTGACTTTATATCTCCTTTAATAACATCTCCTGGCTTATCTTCTGTTGTCAGACCATTACAATCATAACTTATAAAAGCGGGGTCTGGTGAGCTATAATTGATTAGACCTGCACTATGGGATATGTCTCCCTGCTGGGAAGTGTCAAAGGaaacatgtttttccaaaactttGACTGTATCACTGACCTTTGGACAAGTCTTGATTTGTTGGCTTCTGGAGGACGAAGACGATTGCGTGACCACTGTCGAGCTTCCTTCTTGTGCAGAGACATTCAGGCTGTATATTTTTCCAGGAGCAATGACCTCTCGCTCTACATGCATGCTTTGCTGCTTGGCCAGTTGCAGGGACTTTTTAGCTGCCTTCACATCTCCAGATATAATTGTCTCATTTTGTACTTGACTGCCTTCTGGTTCAGGGCACTTCGATGACAAGTCCATATCATAAATAGTTCCAGGTCTAATGTTCTTCCGCTCTATACTCATACTCTGTTGCTTTGCACGTTCTAATGACTGCATTGATGCCTTAACGTCTCCAGCCACAATTTCCTCTTTTTCTACCATGACCGATTGCTTTGCTGCAAGTTGTTGCTTTGCTGTTGAAACATCCCCAGGAATTATTTCATCCCGCGGAACGCAGTTTTCAGCGATGAATGAGCACTCTGATGAAAATACCTTTTTGGTGTTCTTGACATCCCCTGGTAGAACATCTGAAATAGATCGCTCCACAGCTTCCTTTTGCTGGCGGAGACTTCTTTTTGCCCCCCTGACATCCCCCTGTATAATTTCAGTTTGCTCCTTGCCAAGAGTGTTGTGATCAACATCATCTTCTGATGACTCAGAATGAAGAGTTTTCAGGTAGAGCAGATCTCCTTTCTCAATGCAACTTTTGTATAAGTTCACATTCCCCTTCTCATTTTCATCAATTCTACATGTTGCTGTTCTTGGACTGCTGCCGGTGGCTAACAGATTTCCAATGGCAGACTTCACATCCCCTCTTTCAATAACATGACTTTGATTATCAGTTTCACTGTGTCTGATGAGTGAATAGACCGACATATCTGCTTGTCCACTGGTAGTTTCTTGCATTAGGACTCCTTTCTTGAAGTTCTTACCTTGGGCAAGTATTTCGTCAATCATCTGAACAATGTTTTCTATTATTTGATCCCGATCAATCGTAGCTGACTGGTAGACCGGAAGTTGGACTACAGTGGTAGTCACGTTTCCTTTTTCCACTTCTCTAAGAAGAGTAACTTGTGGGTTGCTTGGTTTGAGTAAGAGCTGTAAAATGATGTTCCGGAGGTTGCCCTCAACAACTTCTTCTTTCTGAATTTGGACTTGATGAGTGCTTCCCAGAGTGAATTTTGCCATGGTAACATTTTGACCTTCATTTGCTTCTATTACGATGCCACTTGATAAAACTAAATTCAATTCACTTAATAATGACATGGTGTCAGTGACACTGCTGGAGGTGATCTTGTCCAGTGGAGTTGTCTCAAAAAGCCAGGTTGTGCACTTCACGTCAGCTTTTGGAATTATTTCCTCTGAACCTTGGAAAAATATTTCTTCTGGCTCTTTGATTTTGTCCAGTGGCTGTGATTCAAACAGCCAAGTGCAGCGTTTCACATCACCTTTCTGGCTGTCTTCTCTGTGGACTGTTTTGACTGGACCAGGCTCTTGAGGTTCTCCCCTGAGACTGTCAATTGTTTGATTCTCAAAGAGCCAGGTGGAGGTCCTAACATCACCACGTTGAACGTCAGTGACACTAACCATTCTTACAAACTTACTGTTTGAGTCCTCAGATTCAAATATCTTTTTATTTAACTGCACATTACAGCTCCCAAAGTCTTCAGTGACCTTAATAGAAGGTTCCTCTCTGTTGGTAAAGGCGTCCAGTGGTTGTGTCTCAAACTTCCATCTGGCTGATTTGACATCTCCTTTCTCGACATCCTCTTGAGTGACAGCTCGGATCACATAAACTTCATTTTCTGGCTTGATGGCTTCGAGGGGCTTAGTCTCAAACatccatctggctcctctcacaTCACCACGCAAAACCTCATCCTTTTTCACAGTTGTCACCTCATGAAACTGTCCCTCTTTGTCCCTAATGGCATACAGTGGCAGGGACTCAAACATCATGGTACTGGACTTCACGTCAACATCATTCTCCAGCTGTTCCACACTGACTGACTTCTGTCCAAGAGGTTGCTCATGGATTTTGTCCAGTGATGAGGTTTCAAATATAAACTTTTTGTTCTTTACATCCCCACTCACAGCCTCACTAACTCTCTGAATGTTTGCATCTTCATTGTCTTTGTTGATAGTGTTCATGGGACAGTTCTCAAACAACCAAGTGAATTTGTGCACAGATCCTTTCCGGATGTGATCGTCGTGTTCATCACATGTCGTCACCATTTCTGATCCGATTTCATCAAGGGACTGGGATTCAAAAAGTTCTTTGACTCTTGAGACATCTCCTGACTGAAAGTTCACTTGGCTAACACATCTTAAATCTTGGTTGATCTGGTCATTTCTTGTGCGATCAAGGGTCTCTGTTTCAAAAAGATGTTTGACTGTTTGAACACCTATCCCGGATTTTACAGAATCCTGTATCGTGGTACAGAGGTTTAAATTGTACTCCTCACCATCTTTTATGCTGTCTAATGGCTGTGACTCAAAAAGCCACGTGATCGACTTATCACTAGCATTGTCAATGGTCTCTTTGTCTTTCACGATCTCTGATTTGTCATACAAAATGTCCATTGGTTGTGTCTCAAATAACCATCTGCATGTCTTTACATCACCTTTACAAGGCTTGCCTCCAGCTGAACTGTGTGCTTCCATCTGGTTGACCTTGGTATGGATTCCATCTATTGACTGGGTTTCAAAAAGCCACTTTGCCAACTTGACATCTCCCCTTGTGTCCTCCTGTCTTGTGATCCCTTTGATTACCTCAACATTTGTCTTTCCTTCTGCCAGTTCGTGTAAAGGCTTGGTCTCAAACACCCACTTGTAGTTTTGGACCTTCCCCTTGATGAATTCCTCACGGCTGACGGTTGTTACCGTGTGGAAATTTCCAGAGCTGTCTTTTATAGCATACAAAGGAGAATCCTCAGACATTTGATTTCCTGATTCGGTATTCTCCTCATTACAATGAGCAATTTTACTGAGAGGAATTGTTTCAAAAAGATGCTTGAATCCCATAACAGCACCCCTTTCAATCACTTGTCGTTTTACCGAGGAACTCTTTTCAGTGCCCTGGCtctcaaatataatttttttgtcttttattgctCCTTGCTCATCAGCTGAAATGGTAATTTTCTTCAAACACCCAACTTCATAGCTATCATTTAGAGTCTCCATGGGTTGAGTTTCAAATAGCCATAGAGACGTCTTGACATCACCTCCAATTATTGTATTACTTTCCAATGTCTTTTCCTCTATATTTCCTCTTGGTGTTGCTAGTGGCTGCATCTCAAAGAGCTTTGTCTTGTTGGTGACATCAGCCTCTTTTGTGCAGTCAGCCAATGTGCTCTTGATCTTGTCCATTCCCGCAATCTCTTGTATTGCTTCAAAAGACTGTGTTTCAAACATCCACCTCTTTCTGTCCACTCCACCTCTGTTTCCCTCTTCCAGAGATATACCCCGAATTATTTTCACACCATCACTTCCCTTGTTAATCAGATCCAAAGGTTGGGTTTCGAATAACCAACGAGCGCTGCCTGTGTTGCCATTGTTGATCTCTTCCCTGCAGATGGATTTGACTGTATGAATATTGCCATTTTTGTCTCTAATGGCACAGCTAGGTTCTGCCTGGAAGAGTTTCACGGTCTTTTGGACATCTCCTTTTTGTTCCTGGAGCTCAGACATCAGTTTCAAGAAGTTATTGTCCTCTATGGAGTCACAACGTCCAAAGTCACTTAGTGGTTTGGTCTCAAAGAGCAGACGTGTCCCACTCACATCTCCTGACTGGATGGGCTCTTTCAACACAGCTTCAACCAATTCTTCATCGTCTTTTTTGTTAAGGGAATCCAAGGGCTGGGTTTCAAACAGCCAGGTGGATGTTCTCACATCCCCCATGACTGAGGTCTGCCTTTGAGCATTTCCCTCTCTAATTAGCTGTCTGCTATCACAGTGCTCAAACATGGAGGAGGTGCTTCTGACATTTCCACCTGTTAAGTTCTCCTCATCCAGCATCTTCCTGGTGGCATGAGGATCCCCAATACTATCCAGATTCCAGTTTTCAAAGATCCACCTCATTGACTGTACTTCACCCTGATATGCTGCATCTGCTGCCTCAGTGTCCTCTGCTGTTTGCACTGCTTTCATTATGTCATCATCCACAGCATCGCCGAGATGTCTGATGTCTGGGTGGATGTGTTTAAAGAGCCTCTTCAGTTCACTCTTCTGCCTTTGCTGGTAGTATGTGGAAAAGGTTTCTTTCGGCGGAGGCACCGGGAGGCTACTTAATGCTGAGGACCCTTCATAGTCAAGGGGCCTTGGAggcacaggaggaggaggagggagaggaaGATCGTCTTCATCATGAGATGATTGCGAAACTGTGACTTTCCCGGCTGTCTCAGCCatctttaaatggaaaaaaaaaagaacatgcaaTAATGTCAGTCCTCATTCAGGAGAACGAATATTAGACTACATGCATATGTTTAAATGGCATGCAATTAGTATGTGAGTCAAGTCATACATTACCTTTCTGTATGCTCACTTGATGTTTGTCACTGCAAACCATCCTCGTCACACCAAGGTTAAGGAAAACACTACACACAGCTGTTAGTGGAGCACGTGTTCTTCAaattcttttttccccttcgCTGATTCTCTgcactactcacaaaatgttAGGGGTACtgggctttcaggtgaaattttttAGGATAGAATATTTTAAGTTCATTCTGAAATGTATATCCCCAACTTTTTTTGAGAGGAGTGTACCTGTATGTTTATCACTGTGAACTACCTGTTAAAGAGTATCATCTCACTTTACATTGATCAGGGCATCATGTCACATATCGCTTATATGGTTATCTATTCAATAACTTTGTCTACAAAAGACCATTAATCATTTTCTATGCAGTCATCATGTGGACATCTTAAATGTAGTTGTATAATTGTCGTAAAGTACTCAAGGATGCTTatgtaaataaattcaaatgtttattaccaaaaaaaatgatattattACAATAGTAAAAAtaccaaattaaaaacaaattacaaaaaaaattcatttcacCTGTATATATTGAAAACGAGCTTgtatttttagtttagtttatcaTTTTGGGTGCcacgttagcacatctgcctcacagttctgaggacccgggttcaaatccgaccttgcctgtgtggagtgtgcatgttgtCCTCGTGTCGGCGTGGTGCTCTGGtctcttcccacatcccaaaaacatgcatggtaggctgactgaagactctaataaattgcccgtaggtgtgaatgtgagtgtgaatggttgcttgtttatacaaccccaattccaatgaagttgggaggatgtgctaaccagtgggtCACTGCGTCGCCCCTggattcatattaaaaaaataagtaaatctCAATTAttggtagtatttttttttatactatgcatgtgttaaattaaaaatgaagggTGTCTGTAGTCAAGCAAACACAGGGTCAGTTAAAGTATACTACACACATTCAAAAGCATACAAAAAAGGCAGTCATGAATTACCTTGCTGCTTTTAATTCTTGTCCCTGAAGTACCAATCAATCCCTGTTGAGTAACAGAAACGTTGTTTAGATTTGATGTTAATACACAATTATTATTGTGAGGCACACTGAAATGTAATCAACGGCGTTGTATAATGCAGTGCTAAAATAAAATCGGATCCCTTCATTTCTATTAGAACATGTTTGCTTGAAGAGATGTGGATTAGACAACGGacatattcaaatgtggaaCAGCTCCATTTGAAATATAAGAGTGTTCACTTCCTATTGAATCCCATGGGCCCAGAGTGTGTGGTGAGGAATGAGAGGCATTTCAGGAACTTACTGCTTGCGTTGAACCACCAACGAGGTCAACGGTCGCTGCTCTTGACAGATAGCGAGCCGACCTGTCTCTGACAGAGGAGCAAGTCGATATCCAATTGCTGCCTTCTGTTGTTAGGATGCCCCTCTTGGTCAGTGATGTCAATGTACTATAtttgtcatctgcaaaaaaataataataaaaaaaaggaacgAATGAGGGAAAACGCTCATGAATAGTTATGAGTATTGGAGTTTTCACCACGCTCGGAAAATAAGCATATCCGAATGTGCCTGGTAGCAGCAATGACTGTATCAAACACTGTGCATTTATGGTGATGTGCATGTATTTAACGGGACCTGGAGTGGAATCTAATCGAATCAGTTTCCTGTTGTTCCACACAATCAATGGAAAGAATTGAGGCAGCCCTCCCTGAGAGGTGAGCACTTGCATTGAGGCTTGAAGCTACTTGGAGTATCAGACAGACTGAATGTAACGCAGACTTCTGAGGATTTTCGTGTTTGTACCAACTGACACGACCAAAAAAAAGGCCCCATGCGTGTTGCCTGGAGCATTTCGACTGACGCccaagaagggggggggggggggggcaacaacAGCAACTGCTAGCTCAGCTGGAGTGACGCAGATTGTTTGCACATTGTTCATGTGAGCTCCGAGCCATCGAACCATCAACGCCTGACCAGAAAGAATGCCACCGACTGACCTCATGAAAAGCATGAAATGGATCC
Encoded proteins:
- the xirp1 gene encoding xin actin-binding repeat-containing protein 1 isoform X1, giving the protein METFGLRRTQSLRTFSWVQERSWDMPAPTRWDRKSVSQLVHHYQSCGDLRSPEKVTHKFQTSDRFLREEWRRPDNRDSMAVGGSLRTVKLSRSRSMDFLPQRETSGTRALCALFESKAKLQENSSSTARLNSAVSARNVKREGDRPLQDWRTHDTSFQRVTQWEGGRTTNGLPQSRNKVSRYSNDDKYSTLTSLTKRGILTTEGSNWISTCSSVRDRSARYLSRAATVDLVGGSTQAGLIGTSGTRIKSSKMAETAGKVTVSQSSHDEDDLPLPPPPPVPPRPLDYEGSSALSSLPVPPPKETFSTYYQQRQKSELKRLFKHIHPDIRHLGDAVDDDIMKAVQTAEDTEAADAAYQGEVQSMRWIFENWNLDSIGDPHATRKMLDEENLTGGNVRSTSSMFEHCDSRQLIREGNAQRQTSVMGDVRTSTWLFETQPLDSLNKKDDEELVEAVLKEPIQSGDVSGTRLLFETKPLSDFGRCDSIEDNNFLKLMSELQEQKGDVQKTVKLFQAEPSCAIRDKNGNIHTVKSICREEINNGNTGSARWLFETQPLDLINKGSDGVKIIRGISLEEGNRGGVDRKRWMFETQSFEAIQEIAGMDKIKSTLADCTKEADVTNKTKLFEMQPLATPRGNIEEKTLESNTIIGGDVKTSLWLFETQPMETLNDSYEVGCLKKITISADEQGAIKDKKIIFESQGTEKSSSVKRQVIERGAVMGFKHLFETIPLSKIAHCNEENTESGNQMSEDSPLYAIKDSSGNFHTVTTVSREEFIKGKVQNYKWVFETKPLHELAEGKTNVEVIKGITRQEDTRGDVKLAKWLFETQSIDGIHTKVNQMEAHSSAGGKPCKGDVKTCRWLFETQPMDILYDKSEIVKDKETIDNASDKSITWLFESQPLDSIKDGEEYNLNLCTTIQDSVKSGIGVQTVKHLFETETLDRTRNDQINQDLRCVSQVNFQSGDVSRVKELFESQSLDEIGSEMVTTCDEHDDHIRKGSVHKFTWLFENCPMNTINKDNEDANIQRVSEAVSGDVKNKKFIFETSSLDKIHEQPLGQKSVSVEQLENDVDVKSSTMMFESLPLYAIRDKEGQFHEVTTVKKDEVLRGDVRGARWMFETKPLEAIKPENEVYVIRAVTQEDVEKGDVKSARWKFETQPLDAFTNREEPSIKVTEDFGSCNVQLNKKIFESEDSNSKFVRMVSVTDVQRGDVRTSTWLFENQTIDSLRGEPQEPGPVKTVHREDSQKGDVKRCTWLFESQPLDKIKEPEEIFFQGSEEIIPKADVKCTTWLFETTPLDKITSSSVTDTMSLLSELNLVLSSGIVIEANEGQNVTMAKFTLGSTHQVQIQKEEVVEGNLRNIILQLLLKPSNPQVTLLREVEKGNVTTTVVQLPVYQSATIDRDQIIENIVQMIDEILAQGKNFKKGVLMQETTSGQADMSVYSLIRHSETDNQSHVIERGDVKSAIGNLLATGSSPRTATCRIDENEKGNVNLYKSCIEKGDLLYLKTLHSESSEDDVDHNTLGKEQTEIIQGDVRGAKRSLRQQKEAVERSISDVLPGDVKNTKKVFSSECSFIAENCVPRDEIIPGDVSTAKQQLAAKQSVMVEKEEIVAGDVKASMQSLERAKQQSMSIERKNIRPGTIYDMDLSSKCPEPEGSQVQNETIISGDVKAAKKSLQLAKQQSMHVEREVIAPGKIYSLNVSAQEGSSTVVTQSSSSSRSQQIKTCPKVSDTVKVLEKHVSFDTSQQGDISHSAGLINYSSPDPAFISYDCNGLTTEDKPGDVIKGDIKSAIRSLQSAAMEQRLPDKEDIVRGNVHLALQSLERSSVNVSKGDFKSALLYRNSGRTCSERHKQSVVVSSPPSDRTLFPSISVTREGQPSITAQNSTCYPVENGGSKSSSSEVVTAPPCLLKRPQNLKPALPPKPQWTKPAVTDYPNMSPSNISNPVSLQNAHYYTQLPTDTSIKDARHTTALSDEKSNCQVTKSNDTELEMERNFIQKINAAEEIQKCMKDYKDNPKHEMNLSLQAVLNNFERTGKGTRNKKAKSQTNVINDKGEVNKPMKNTTTAQNCRANLSPLNKQLYGCDVSETNSVATACQTTKNPNDNENKVVLRQKKVRETETQRRQRLSVHMDEIMKGNVKAAMEIFENMRKREELKGILSQVREIEGEPSNVDVSLLNTFCHNAPAWMVSSSENSKKSKVETQDDDLESVSSVETAFEDLEKASKEIIKLKEQTLAKLLEIEEAIKKALYSVSNLKSEADIAGLSGLFDESLKSEPHVQPANNIRKISIVSSKAKSGEGKDTRNHPSDPSPLKQEAARQANKVIRQSSSQSSPSFISIHSAARKPVEQSKPTMSTSKPAPERNGQGAPTPDTVHSSAKRKVSVLEVQTVPEEPAGIIGTKTVSETYKETDGFGNIFLSSVTSTFVTEQSDGKSAAAFEVVGGPNTYKVMTSPLLQRSSRPSEDKKLTSTNEKGKVFVSFSQPKEKQ